The following are encoded together in the Coffea arabica cultivar ET-39 chromosome 1c, Coffea Arabica ET-39 HiFi, whole genome shotgun sequence genome:
- the LOC113740461 gene encoding non-specific lipid-transfer protein-like has protein sequence MARLIALTFFAISVAIVSTSRPEVAAAAPSCSVVGTMLEPCEPYVIDQGSQPSSACCNGVKEVSDSVESKADLEAVCNCIKNALPLIENASPARISGLPKACGVNSNFPPFDPNYDCSKISD, from the exons ATGGCAAGGTTGATTGCACTAACTTTCTTTGCAATATCGGTAGCCATTGTTTCAACTTCAAGGCCAGAAGTTGCAGCTGCTGCCCCATCTTGCTCAGTTGTCGGTACCATGCTGGAGCCCTGCGAGCCATATGTAATAGACCAAGGCAGTCAACCGAGCAGCGCTTGCTGCAATGGTGTAAAAGAGGTATCTGATTCGGTAGAGTCCAAAGCAGACCTTGAAGCCGTCTGCAACTGCATCAAAAACGCATTGCCTTTGATAGAAAATGCTTCGCCTGCTCGCATTTCTGGACTTCCCAAAGCTTGTGGAGTGAACAGTAACTTTCCCCCTTTTGATCCCAACTACGATTGCTCCAA GATTTCTGATTGA